In Acaryochloris marina S15, a single genomic region encodes these proteins:
- a CDS encoding IS110 family transposase encodes MKKNTKERSYVGKEVFIGIDVHKKTYTVVARVEEEVVKKWTTKASPKSLAQQLLKYFDGATIYSAYEAGFSGFVLHRELKAHGIQNLVVHAAGIEVAINNRVKTDKRDALKLSSLLEAKRLKGIRIPSEEEEAHRLLSRTRKQLVEDCAAIKNKIRMKFHQFGLIDADETREMTHKLVKEILANATSKELIIVINAYWNVWKSLDEEIKKIEQELKQQAKEDPNEKTYRSAPGVGPQSARVLSNELGDMSQFKNERQLFSYTGLTPSEHSSGEAIRRGHITHQGNVQVRSILIEIAWRAIEKDQALAQFFNRLFPRTGKKKAIVAVARKLIGRIRATFQKGEEYKLGYPNTPLQIS; translated from the coding sequence ATGAAGAAGAATACGAAAGAAAGATCTTACGTTGGGAAAGAAGTCTTCATTGGGATTGATGTACACAAGAAGACTTATACAGTTGTTGCTAGGGTCGAGGAGGAGGTCGTCAAGAAATGGACAACGAAAGCCTCTCCAAAATCATTAGCCCAACAACTCCTCAAATATTTTGATGGTGCCACGATCTATAGTGCTTATGAAGCTGGTTTTTCAGGTTTTGTGTTACATCGAGAACTTAAGGCGCATGGGATCCAGAACCTAGTAGTGCATGCCGCCGGGATTGAAGTTGCTATCAATAACCGGGTCAAAACAGATAAACGTGATGCACTTAAACTATCTTCGCTTTTGGAAGCAAAACGCTTAAAGGGAATTCGCATTCCCAGTGAGGAAGAAGAAGCACATCGATTATTGAGTCGGACCAGAAAACAGCTTGTTGAAGATTGCGCTGCGATAAAGAATAAAATCAGGATGAAGTTTCATCAATTTGGTTTAATTGATGCCGATGAAACTCGTGAAATGACTCATAAACTTGTCAAAGAAATTCTGGCTAATGCAACATCCAAAGAATTGATAATTGTGATTAATGCTTATTGGAATGTCTGGAAAAGTCTAGACGAAGAAATCAAAAAGATTGAGCAAGAACTCAAACAACAAGCCAAAGAAGATCCTAACGAAAAGACCTACCGATCTGCTCCAGGTGTTGGGCCACAGTCTGCTCGGGTATTATCGAATGAGTTGGGGGATATGTCTCAGTTTAAGAACGAACGCCAGTTATTTTCATACACAGGTCTGACCCCCAGTGAACATTCCAGTGGTGAAGCGATCCGTAGGGGACATATTACTCATCAGGGCAATGTTCAAGTCCGAAGTATCCTCATTGAGATCGCTTGGAGAGCCATTGAGAAAGACCAAGCTCTAGCTCAGTTTTTTAACCGACTTTTCCCAAGGACAGGAAAGAAGAAGGCCATTGTTGCTGTTGCTCGAAAACTAATTGGACGGATTCGGGCTACTTTTCAAAAGGGTGAGGAATACAAATTAGGATATCCAAATACCCCTTTGCAAATATCTTAA